In bacterium, the sequence ATCCATCTGACATCACAAACGAGACTAATCCTGTCCTCGTTGTGACGCCATCACCGTTCACTTCTAGTGCATAATAGGCACCACCCGCATAGGATGACAGAACCGCACCACGGTTTCCCGACGTTGTCTTGAACCAGGCATTCACCGTAAAGTCATTTGCGGACAATTGTATACCCGATAAAGAGATATACCCCACCCCTGAAAACAAGCCACACCGCAGGCCAACTGCACTGTTGTCCGCTACGCTGGCCCCGGTATAGGGAGTACCCTTGTTCAACCCCAACTCATCCACCACAGTTGGGCTGAACAATGTCCATTGAACCTCGTCCATGTGCCATAAGCCTAATAACGATGTACTGTCAACGGGCATAAGATTCAAGGCACCTGACGAAGCCAATGGCCTCAACGACATCTCATCGCCATGCAACCAAACAGTCGCTCCATCCAAAGTTCCCGCAAAAAAATTGTTTTTTTCATTATCAACAAAATATCCCGAGCTATTAGTGACCGCTATACTTGACAGGACTGGACTAGCCGTCCCGTCCCCTTCCAAAATGGCTCTATACTGAAAATATTGTCCGCCTATTGCCAGCGGCGAGGGGGATGCGTCATAATTCCCCGAAAACGGGGCCTGAATCGGATTCACATTGTCGGCCCGGACTTGAAATCTAACTCGTCCTGCCGCCTCGCGACGCCCAGCCACAAAATGTTCAGAAATCTCAGCCGATGTGAGCGCACGACTATAGACCCCTAGTTCGTCCATGCGACCGGAGAAATAATTTCCTCTGGCAAGACCGAGGGTTAAATTATCAGCCACGATCTTGTCAGGAAATACCACCGCAATATGATTCCACCCAGGCAACAATTTCCGCGTCACGCCTCCGTTCACATAGACCGTGGGAGGCACATTGGACCAACCATTAATAATCACTAGTTGATTGGATACCGCCAGCCAAGGACTTGCAGCTCCGAACTCCAGGATACCGCTTGTGGGAACAACTGTATTAATCCACAACTCAGCCGATTGGAGATTCGTTTGAAACCCCCCAAGATTTACATAGGCATTAGCCCCGTTGAACACCGCTGAACTTTTGCCTAATTTTGAAAATTCGGACCAGTCATACCCGCTTCCCCCGGTCCACACATGTCCCTTTGCTTCATCACTCCAATCACCATTCATGTGCCATAGCCCCTCCAAACGGTAGAGCATGTTTGGCAATTCCGAACCACGATCCCAAGAAAGATTCCGCCAAGTCACATAGGATCCAGCATCAAATACACGCGAAGTGAACGCACCATTAGTGACCACCCCCTGAGGACCTTTAACTAGCGTTACACAAGGAGTATCACGCCTCGGAGGAAGATTAGTCGCCCCTTGTCCAAAGGCCCCCTGAGCGAAGTCCCCACTTACATCGTCAACAGCCGTTCCAACTGAACCAATAAACTTTACAGCCTCAATATAGGGAGATTGCACGCCATCTCCTCCCAACCTCGCCTGATACTGGAGATAGCGATCTGCCACATGAAATGTACCAGCATCATACAAGAATAACCTATTTTGGAAATAATAGCTCGAAGACGTCCCATCGGGTCCTACAAAAACACCAGCCCCAGATAAATCCGCATTATTACTCGATCGAAGCTGCATCCCAACACTGTATCGCTGCCCTAGTGTAAAAATTTCACTGGCACTTAAGGCGCGATTATAAATCACAACCTCATCGTAGATACCAGGACTTCCATAGTTCACGCTTGCCCCGATTTTGAAAGGCACAGACTGCGACAATATAAGTGGGCCGGTTGTCGCAAGTGACTTACTTGCGGATTCAACCCCATTGATATAAACAACCATTTTGTCACGCACTTTGATGGTACCAGCAATGAAAACCCATGAATTAACTGGTAGTGTTGACGCCAGGCGAGTTGAATAATCTGCATATAGTTCCATGAGCCCCGAAGTGCCAGACTGAATGAACCCAATCGCAGGCTGGCTCCCGCCGGAAAAGGCATTCACCATACCTCCATATTGTGAATATGAGGTCAACTTTGCCCAAAAACAAATCGTACATTCAGTGCCTCCATTCAGGAGGCTGGCATTAACAGTATTAATATAGCCACCATTAGCCAACAAAGCATTCGCTCCTAATATAGCTTCACCTGTGTATTGACTTGACCCAATTTTGCTTGCGCTGGCTTGTGTCACAGCATCTACTTCATTGCTGTTTAAATGATAGATCGCCACTACACCGTTGGCCGAAGGTGCAGTTTCAGCGAACCCATTCATCGCGCCGTCCGAAAACCCTGACGATACCTTTGCCATTCCTTTCCAAACATTAAATTCTCCCCCATCCAAAACCCGAGAAGTATAGACGCCAGACGCAGCGGTCACGCTTCCGGACGAAGAAAGACCAATACAGGAATTCCGCCCTATTACCACCGCGACTCGATTAGAATTATTTGGACTGTAATCCGCAGAAGTAGCATGAATATTTTTTATTATCTGCTTCTTCAGCTTGGCTACATCGTCAGCCACTTCAATCTTATTAGTATCCGAACAGGCATATTGCGAAGCTATGGTGAAAGGCCAGTTAGTAACGAGAATAGCTTGGGTCGGAGATCCCGTTAGCACAGCGAAAAGATAGAAAAAAATAATATGTATTGTTTTCATGAAGAGCCTCGGAGCAGATATTTGTTATACATTAATGATTTTCAGATAAAGAAGGGAAACCAACCTTACTGCAATTGGCACTTACTTTTCCATAATGTTAAAATAATAGAAGCAATGAGGTGTGGCGAGTTAATTGATGTCAAGGAATTGCAAAAAAGCAATTGCGGATTACGCGGTGCTTGCAAGAAGAATAAAATAACGCTAAGGAAGAGGATCATCGCGAACCTCAAGTTATCGAGGAATTACCCCACCTGCCTTGCCAACTGTTTGAATCACCCCACTTCATTTCCGAGGGGATTCAAACAATTACTTTTTCCAGATAGTATTTGAGACACATCTCCGGATATCTATCTGCCTTCATTCTGCTTATCAGAAGATTGACATCATAAGGGATACCCTTAAGCTCCATTATATCTTCTTTTTTTCGGTATATAAGATAGTTTGCACGGGAAATTATTTTTCTATTCTGTCCGACACTGCCGGCATTGTACAAGCAGAACGGCGACTTAAGAATACGGAACTGATGGTGGGAATGTCCTATTACATAATCCCGATCCAAGTGGACTTTGGAATCGGGATAAATGTTTCTGCCTTCAATTGTATGTTGGAGCGTGTAGTGTTCCATCAGGAACTTTTCACTGAGGTTTGCTATTTTTCTAAACCTGTCAAACTTACCGATGCAGAAGTCGAAAAAGGTTGATGCGATCTGATTTTTTCCATCATAACGCCCTTGCAAAAAACATCTCTCATGGTTGCCTTGCAGGAGAAAACAGTTGTCAATTTCGCTGAGAAGATCAACGCACTCGTTGCTCCACGGGCCATA encodes:
- a CDS encoding metallophosphoesterase, with the protein product MRIAIISDVHGNLPALEAVLKDIGHVDQIICLGDVVNYGPWSNECVDLLSEIDNCFLLQGNHERCFLQGRYDGKNQIASTFFDFCIGKFDRFRKIANLSEKFLMEHYTLQHTIEGRNIYPDSKVHLDRDYVIGHSHHQFRILKSPFCLYNAGSVGQNRKIISRANYLIYRKKEDIMELKGIPYDVNLLISRMKADRYPEMCLKYYLEKVIV